The Podarcis raffonei isolate rPodRaf1 chromosome 2, rPodRaf1.pri, whole genome shotgun sequence genome window below encodes:
- the SUMO2 gene encoding small ubiquitin-related modifier 2 — MADEKPKEGVKTENNDHINLKVAGQDGSVVQFKIKRHTPLSKLMKAYCERQGLSMRQIRFRFDGQPINETDTPAQLEMEDEDTIDVFQQQTGGVY; from the exons ATGGCTGACGAGAAGCCCAAG GAAGGTGTGAAGACTGAAAATAATGACCACATTAATCTGAAGGTTGCAGGGCAAGATGGATCTGTGGTGCAGTTTAAGATTAAAAGGCATACACCACTTAGCAAACTAATGAAAGCCTATTGTGAACGACAG GGTTTGTCAATGAGGCAAATCAGATTCCGGTTTGATGGGCAGCCAATCAATGAAACAGATACACCTGCACAG TTGGAAATGGAGGACGAAGATACAATTGATGTGTTCCAGCAGCAGACAGGAGGAGTCTACTAA